In Desulfonatronospira thiodismutans ASO3-1, a single window of DNA contains:
- a CDS encoding PilN domain-containing protein, with the protein MIKINLLPHSKRARVKPAEKQLILGLGLIVCISLVCAVFILWSGSRVSSLENRVADLDEQRHELLQQVRHINEIKDKMEQMQSNIRAIKDIRTIQPLPVRYIETLVINLPDQRIWFESMDLDPDSTLEIRGVVLDNQVFARYVDDLRQSPYVHKVNTRRTSRRQVQDLDLVEFDFLVQAGEPLPGELTLQGSNEE; encoded by the coding sequence ATGATCAAAATCAACCTGTTACCGCACTCCAAAAGGGCCAGGGTAAAACCCGCGGAAAAACAGCTCATCCTGGGCCTGGGCCTGATTGTGTGCATAAGCCTTGTGTGCGCGGTATTTATCCTGTGGTCCGGCAGCCGGGTCTCCAGCCTTGAAAACAGGGTTGCCGACCTGGATGAACAAAGACACGAACTGCTGCAGCAGGTAAGACACATTAACGAGATCAAGGACAAGATGGAACAGATGCAGTCCAATATCCGGGCCATCAAGGATATACGCACCATACAGCCACTTCCGGTACGCTACATAGAAACCCTGGTCATCAACCTGCCCGACCAGAGGATCTGGTTTGAATCCATGGACCTGGACCCCGACAGCACCCTGGAGATCCGGGGAGTGGTCCTGGACAACCAGGTTTTTGCCCGGTACGTGGACGATTTACGTCAGTCGCCTTATGTACACAAGGTCAACACAAGAAGAACCTCGCGCAGGCAGGTGCAGGATCTGGACCTGGTGGAGTTTGACTTCCTGGTCCAGGCAGGAGAACCTTTGCCCGGGGAGTTGACCCTGCAGGGCAGCAATGAAGAGTAG
- the pilM gene encoding type IV pilus assembly protein PilM, translated as MQKKTMFNFLQTKNPSCSLDLGSTWAKTVRLARKGREPQLDRVARIVWSAAEHKDFQSKGRRIKEAWGQLGLKDKSVISSLAGHSVIVKRVFLEKSDSGDLESKINEEAGQYIPFDISDVHLDYHILEPDPESENQEVILVATKKKVVQDLTQVMDHSGLGLSIVDVDAFALSNCFEFNYPELTEKPAYLLDIGGQHSMFAVFWKNQPLFFREMSFGGKQLTDVIASALEVDTSRAEALKLQGPDALSNQDKNRINSECGKVLRTWASEIKRLVSFYQTSVPAVKQAAILQLSGGGSLFQSVGSILEEELQLETRHMDPWKKVEIKSNDFDLKYLESIKPQFCVPTGLALRGFI; from the coding sequence ATGCAGAAAAAAACTATGTTCAACTTCCTGCAGACCAAAAACCCTTCCTGCAGCCTGGACCTGGGCAGCACCTGGGCCAAGACTGTAAGGCTTGCCCGCAAAGGCAGGGAGCCGCAACTTGACAGGGTTGCCAGGATCGTCTGGTCGGCTGCCGAGCATAAAGATTTCCAGAGCAAAGGCCGGCGGATAAAAGAGGCATGGGGGCAACTGGGCCTCAAGGACAAATCCGTAATCTCATCCCTGGCCGGTCATTCAGTAATTGTAAAAAGGGTATTCTTGGAAAAATCAGACTCCGGTGACCTGGAAAGCAAAATAAACGAAGAAGCCGGGCAGTACATTCCCTTTGATATAAGCGATGTGCACCTGGACTACCATATCCTGGAGCCGGACCCTGAAAGCGAAAACCAGGAAGTCATTCTCGTGGCCACCAAGAAAAAAGTGGTTCAGGACCTTACCCAGGTTATGGACCATTCCGGCCTGGGTCTTAGCATAGTGGATGTGGACGCCTTTGCCCTGAGCAACTGTTTTGAATTTAATTATCCGGAACTGACCGAAAAGCCGGCATACCTGCTGGACATAGGGGGGCAGCACAGTATGTTTGCTGTATTCTGGAAAAACCAGCCCCTGTTCTTCCGGGAGATGTCCTTCGGCGGCAAACAGTTGACCGATGTCATTGCTTCAGCCCTGGAAGTGGATACTTCCCGGGCTGAAGCCCTCAAGCTTCAGGGACCGGATGCCTTAAGCAACCAGGATAAAAACCGCATCAACAGCGAATGCGGAAAAGTTCTGCGGACCTGGGCCTCGGAAATCAAAAGACTTGTGAGCTTTTATCAGACATCCGTGCCGGCGGTTAAACAAGCCGCCATTCTCCAGTTGTCCGGTGGAGGAAGTCTTTTTCAGAGTGTTGGCAGCATCCTGGAAGAGGAGTTGCAGCTGGAGACCAGGCACATGGACCCCTGGAAAAAAGTGGAAATAAAGTCCAATGATTTCGATCTCAAGTACCTGGAGTCGATCAAGCCACAGTTTTGCGTACCTACAGGCCTTGCCCTGAGAGGATTTATCTAA
- a CDS encoding universal stress protein, whose protein sequence is MAEVKKILCAVDFSDMSSKVADYAQTIAKSMNSSVKVVYIAPSLSQYVGFHVPPTSIENFVGEIVSGAEKTMDIFIQENFSEVDATGQVLTGYAAEEILKYADQEDMDMIIMGTHGRKGIDRVLFGSVAEKIVKSAPIPVLTIRP, encoded by the coding sequence ATGGCCGAGGTAAAAAAGATTCTGTGCGCGGTTGACTTCTCTGATATGAGTTCCAAGGTGGCGGATTACGCCCAGACCATTGCCAAATCCATGAACTCCTCTGTAAAGGTGGTCTACATCGCTCCCAGCCTGTCGCAATACGTGGGCTTTCACGTCCCTCCCACATCCATTGAAAATTTTGTGGGAGAAATTGTCAGCGGAGCCGAGAAAACCATGGATATCTTCATTCAGGAAAACTTCAGCGAAGTTGACGCCACCGGCCAGGTACTCACTGGATACGCAGCAGAAGAGATACTCAAGTATGCTGACCAGGAGGACATGGACATGATAATCATGGGTACCCACGGACGCAAGGGCATAGACCGGGTACTGTTCGGCTCGGTGGCGGAAAAGATAGTCAAATCCGCCCCCATACCTGTACTGACCATCAGGCCTTAA
- a CDS encoding FmdB family zinc ribbon protein → MPIYEYHCPDCNKVFEELVKGQPDRVTCPGCKQDVTSNRCMSAAASFSRRDSSALPGSAAAPSCGPASGPT, encoded by the coding sequence ATGCCCATTTATGAGTATCATTGCCCGGACTGCAATAAGGTTTTTGAGGAGTTGGTCAAAGGCCAGCCGGACAGGGTGACCTGTCCCGGGTGCAAACAAGATGTCACCTCCAACAGGTGTATGTCCGCAGCCGCTTCTTTTTCCCGGCGTGACAGTTCCGCACTGCCAGGCTCTGCAGCAGCACCCTCATGCGGGCCGGCCAGCGGACCCACCTGA
- the fusA gene encoding elongation factor G, whose translation MAAKKPSSSRLEKIRNIGIIAHIDAGKTTLTERILYYTEKIHRMGEVHEGTATMDFLPEEQERGITIASAFTSCLWREKIINIIDTPGHVDFTVEVDRALRVLDGAVAVFCAVGGVEPQSETVWRQSTKYHIPKLAFINKMDRPGADFEAVLTAMQEKLGAVPLPVQVPLGEGEDFKAVLDVISGQKLVFENQSLGRTIERLHPDSQEQQLVTKWRSILVEALADHDDQIMEDFLEGRDIPAEKLLSTIRTLCLQLKGVPVLSGTALKNIGVQPLMDAICEFLPSPWDVPQVQGLDPATHKSRSFPVKSSAPLSALVFKVSMETGRKLVFLRIYSGTIKAGDMVFNSTQNIQERAARLFTVHARHREKLEQAGAGEIVAAAGMKDARTGDTICSEKDPILLEKISDYVPVISLALEPRNSQEEEKLTFALDRLLQEDPTLFFERDQETDQIIISGMGELHLDVVLHRMRREYGVDFRAGNPQVVHQETIQEKARSHGEFARELGEEFHYGWVEVQLEPRGRGQGNRISLEVDYESWSQAWLDAVYEGVEDALQAGEMQGFPITDVHVRVKRLKSEKGADSIGFRLAAVQAVKSAMNQAGPVMLEPIMNLEIQTPADFVGECINLLGAKSARVENMFDRGEQKIIHSLAPLRNMFGFSTDLRSATQGRAGFTMKFHSFDTMGS comes from the coding sequence ATGGCAGCCAAAAAACCATCATCCAGCCGACTGGAAAAGATTCGAAACATCGGCATCATTGCCCATATAGACGCAGGCAAGACCACCCTGACCGAACGTATCCTGTACTACACCGAGAAAATCCACCGCATGGGAGAGGTGCACGAAGGCACCGCCACCATGGATTTTCTGCCTGAGGAGCAGGAACGCGGCATCACCATAGCCTCGGCCTTTACCTCCTGTCTGTGGCGTGAAAAAATCATAAATATAATAGACACTCCGGGGCATGTGGACTTCACCGTAGAAGTGGACCGGGCCCTGCGTGTCCTGGACGGTGCAGTGGCCGTATTCTGCGCTGTGGGTGGTGTTGAGCCCCAGAGCGAGACCGTATGGCGGCAATCTACCAAATACCATATCCCCAAGCTGGCTTTCATTAACAAGATGGATCGCCCTGGAGCCGACTTTGAGGCGGTATTGACGGCCATGCAGGAAAAACTGGGCGCTGTTCCCCTCCCGGTTCAGGTCCCCCTGGGAGAGGGAGAAGACTTCAAAGCTGTACTGGACGTGATATCCGGGCAGAAGCTGGTATTCGAAAACCAGTCTCTGGGCAGGACTATAGAAAGGCTGCACCCGGACAGCCAGGAGCAACAGCTGGTTACAAAATGGCGCAGTATCCTGGTGGAGGCCCTGGCTGATCACGATGACCAGATCATGGAGGATTTTCTGGAAGGCCGGGACATCCCCGCAGAAAAACTTCTTTCAACCATCCGCACCCTCTGCCTGCAACTAAAAGGTGTGCCTGTTCTCTCCGGCACCGCTCTGAAAAATATAGGGGTGCAGCCTCTTATGGACGCCATCTGCGAATTTCTGCCCTCGCCCTGGGATGTGCCCCAGGTGCAGGGACTGGATCCTGCCACCCACAAAAGCAGGTCCTTTCCGGTGAAAAGCAGTGCCCCCCTGTCGGCCCTGGTGTTCAAGGTAAGCATGGAGACAGGCAGGAAGCTGGTTTTTTTGCGTATCTATTCCGGGACCATAAAGGCCGGGGACATGGTCTTCAATTCAACCCAGAATATTCAGGAAAGAGCGGCCAGGCTTTTCACTGTGCACGCAAGACACCGGGAAAAGCTGGAACAGGCCGGGGCCGGGGAAATAGTCGCTGCAGCGGGCATGAAGGATGCCCGGACCGGAGATACCATCTGCAGTGAAAAGGACCCCATACTGCTGGAAAAAATAAGCGATTACGTCCCGGTCATCTCCCTGGCCCTGGAGCCCAGGAACAGCCAGGAGGAGGAGAAGCTCACCTTTGCCCTGGACCGGCTGCTGCAGGAAGACCCTACTCTCTTCTTTGAGCGGGATCAGGAAACTGATCAGATAATAATTTCCGGGATGGGCGAACTGCACTTGGATGTTGTTCTGCACAGAATGAGACGCGAATACGGCGTGGATTTCAGGGCCGGCAATCCCCAGGTTGTGCACCAGGAAACCATACAAGAAAAGGCCCGGAGTCACGGCGAATTCGCCAGAGAACTGGGAGAGGAATTTCACTATGGATGGGTGGAAGTCCAGCTGGAGCCGCGCGGACGGGGCCAGGGCAACCGTATAAGCCTGGAGGTTGACTATGAGAGCTGGTCCCAGGCCTGGTTGGATGCAGTCTATGAAGGGGTGGAGGACGCTCTGCAGGCAGGGGAAATGCAGGGCTTTCCCATAACCGATGTCCACGTCCGGGTAAAAAGGCTAAAGTCAGAAAAGGGAGCAGACAGCATAGGCTTCAGACTGGCTGCGGTGCAGGCGGTCAAAAGCGCCATGAACCAGGCCGGACCTGTCATGCTGGAGCCCATAATGAACCTGGAAATCCAGACCCCGGCGGATTTTGTGGGCGAATGCATCAACCTTCTGGGGGCCAAGTCGGCCCGGGTGGAGAACATGTTTGACCGCGGGGAGCAGAAAATCATTCATTCCCTGGCTCCGCTTCGCAATATGTTCGGCTTCTCCACGGACCTGCGCTCCGCCACCCAGGGCCGGGCCGGATTTACCATGAAATTTCACAGCTTCGACACCATGGGCTCGTAA
- a CDS encoding DHH family phosphoesterase, whose amino-acid sequence MAYFRTLENRLVKLQGLFKKKERLLIMINADPDALASALALKRLLYRKVHSVGIAHVNDISRPDNLEMIKLLRIPTKRFSPALLPHYDRFALVDSQPHHHKDLARVDYSVVLDHHPLDKENPVQADYQEIIPEYGATSSLLTEYLYNMKIRPGKLLATALVYGIKTDTQSFERKFSDVDIRAFRHLTKFYEPLLLQNIIRSEFHREWLKYFSLAFRKIRFMGNGASVFMGKVDSPDILVILADFFLRVHNISWDIISGIHEDRLVIIFRGDGLRKDMGKLCTQMFKDLGPAGGHKQMARAEIPIEKIDQKHAQQFILQRLADVRNKKKKTSRTANSNRKENSAGKTNNDPGKD is encoded by the coding sequence ATGGCATATTTTCGTACCCTGGAGAACCGGCTGGTCAAGCTGCAGGGGCTGTTCAAGAAAAAAGAGCGCCTGCTCATCATGATCAACGCTGATCCCGATGCCCTGGCTTCGGCCCTGGCTTTGAAGCGTCTGTTGTATCGCAAGGTGCACTCGGTGGGCATAGCACATGTAAACGACATTTCCAGGCCGGACAACCTGGAGATGATCAAACTGCTGCGTATTCCCACCAAGAGGTTTTCCCCCGCCCTGCTGCCCCATTATGACAGGTTCGCCCTGGTTGATTCCCAGCCGCACCACCACAAAGATCTTGCCCGGGTCGACTATTCTGTAGTCCTGGATCACCATCCATTGGACAAGGAAAACCCGGTTCAGGCCGACTACCAGGAGATAATCCCTGAGTACGGGGCCACCAGTTCTCTTCTCACAGAATACCTGTACAATATGAAGATTCGTCCAGGGAAGCTTCTGGCCACGGCCCTGGTATACGGCATAAAGACCGATACCCAGAGCTTCGAGCGCAAGTTTTCCGATGTGGACATCCGGGCATTCAGGCATCTGACCAAGTTCTACGAACCACTGCTTCTGCAGAACATTATCAGGTCCGAGTTTCACCGGGAATGGCTCAAGTATTTTTCCCTGGCCTTCCGCAAAATCAGGTTCATGGGCAACGGGGCCAGCGTGTTCATGGGCAAGGTGGATTCCCCGGACATTCTGGTTATCCTGGCGGACTTCTTTTTGCGGGTACACAATATTTCCTGGGATATCATCAGCGGGATACACGAGGACAGGCTGGTTATCATATTCAGGGGGGACGGCCTGCGCAAGGACATGGGCAAGCTATGCACCCAGATGTTCAAGGACCTGGGGCCTGCCGGAGGACACAAGCAAATGGCCAGGGCGGAGATACCCATAGAAAAGATAGATCAGAAGCATGCCCAGCAGTTTATACTGCAGCGCCTGGCCGATGTCCGCAACAAAAAGAAAAAGACTTCCAGGACCGCCAACTCCAACAGGAAAGAAAACTCTGCAGGGAAGA